The following coding sequences lie in one Magnetococcales bacterium genomic window:
- a CDS encoding squalene/phytoene synthase family protein yields MTPECYCRERTRRARSSFFWPMRLMARPRRRAMYALYAYCRELDDIADGGLNPEVARSKLAWWRGEMASTLAGEPHHPVAVELLAAVRCFDLPREPFFLLIEGMSRDLEGAGIADIKALESYARQVAVTVGEVALRIFSDTSSGGEWRERFAWHLGLALQYTNILRDGAEDAARGRLYLPESWLAEAGLSRETLLLDGGGAAGRPLWERLYREAAGHFEAAWQAVAPADRRGVVFALAMGEIYRLLLERLRAAGWPWGGQRVRVGTWRRLWITASLWWRYSRNLRS; encoded by the coding sequence GTGACACCGGAGTGTTATTGCCGGGAGCGCACCCGACGGGCGCGCTCCTCGTTTTTCTGGCCCATGCGACTCATGGCCCGGCCCCGGCGACGGGCCATGTATGCCCTGTACGCCTATTGCCGGGAGTTGGACGATATCGCCGACGGCGGTTTGAACCCGGAAGTGGCCCGGAGCAAACTGGCCTGGTGGCGGGGGGAGATGGCTTCGACCCTGGCGGGAGAGCCTCACCATCCGGTGGCGGTGGAACTGCTGGCAGCCGTGCGCTGCTTCGATCTGCCCAGGGAACCCTTCTTTCTGTTGATCGAAGGAATGTCGCGGGATCTGGAAGGCGCGGGCATCGCCGATATCAAGGCGCTGGAATCCTACGCCCGCCAGGTGGCGGTGACCGTGGGGGAGGTGGCGTTGCGCATCTTCTCCGATACCTCTTCCGGGGGGGAGTGGCGGGAACGCTTTGCCTGGCATCTGGGGTTGGCCCTGCAGTACACCAACATCCTGCGGGATGGTGCGGAGGATGCGGCGCGCGGTCGTCTCTACCTTCCGGAGAGCTGGCTGGCGGAAGCCGGATTGAGTCGCGAGACCCTTCTGCTGGACGGCGGCGGCGCGGCGGGTCGCCCGCTTTGGGAGCGGCTTTACCGGGAGGCGGCAGGCCATTTCGAGGCGGCGTGGCAGGCGGTGGCTCCGGCGGACCGGCGCGGCGTGGTCTTCGCCCTGGCCATGGGGGAGATCTACCGGTTGTTGCTCGAACGGTTGCGGGCGGCGGGTTGGCCCTGGGGCGGGCAGCGGGTACGGGTGGGAACCTGGCGACGATTGTGGATCACCGCCTCGCTCTGGTGGCGCTATTCGCGGAATCTCCGCTCTTGA